One Glycine max cultivar Williams 82 chromosome 8, Glycine_max_v4.0, whole genome shotgun sequence genomic window, AACCTGGCACGGGGCTTACTGTTGCTGTAAAAACCCTCAACCATGATGGGCTCCAGGGTCATAAAGAATGGCTGGTTTGTATTTTACTAATATAATTGttcattttttgtatttctgtttgatttttttttatgtattttcttaaatttgtatattttatttgaatagtaTATGCTGAATCTATCAAGTTTTAATTCTTGTTTGGTTCATGTGACAGGCTGAGGTAAATTATCTTGGTGATCTAGTTCATCCACACCTTGTTAAACTTATTGGTTACTGCATTGAAGATGATCAAAGGTTGCTAGTATATGAATTTATGCCACGGGGAAGCCTGGAAAATCACTTGTTTAGGAGTAAGTTACTATTTTCTGACTCATCAGTTTCTCATTTCTTTTCCAACAATAGCTGGATCATTGCTGCACCTTTATATTTTGCTAACAACATCCAATGGAGGATTGTGCTGGGTGTCTCTTGTGAAGCATGGTTCCTTCCCAAATCCCAATACAAAGCCAGATAAAAATGTTTCGGACTTCTGATGTatatgaaatcttttgtttaaaataaaataaaatgtagggGAGACAgattttttcttgtgttttatATGATATAGTTTACTCCAGTGATCCGCCTAGTGAAGAATAGTGTTTAGAACTAATCTACACCCCTGTGCTTCCATCAAAGCCATGCTATTCTTTAAAAAgtatatcactttttttttcttttttaatttagcaGCTTTTCTGTTATGTGGATGGATTATGGATTGGAACTTCAAACTTCTGCTTATACTCTTTGTTTTGATTATATCCATTGTATGTTCTCATGTAAAAGATTATATGTTTTGTAGGGTCCCTGCCTCTTCCATGGTCCATTAGGATGAAAATTGCACTTGGAGCTGCAAAGGGTCTTGCTTTTCTTCATGAGGAAGCTGAACGACCAGTAATATATAGGGATTTCAAAACTTCCAATATACTATTGGATGCAGTAAGTGGCCAAATGTTAAGTTATTAccatctttcttttcattccttgatttgatctttatattattataacaaTTCAGGAATACAATTCTAAGCTCTCAGATTTTGGACTTGCAAAAGATGGTCCAGAGGGTGATAAAACCCATGTGTCTACTCGAGTGATGGGAACCTATGGTTATGCAGCACCAGAATATGTCATGACGGGTAAGTTTAGTTGGGTATGCTAAACCCAAGTTTGCAAGGTTTTGCTGCTATTTATCAGTGAAGTAATGCATGATCATTCTCTGGTATTTCCATCTCCCTACATATTTGATGAGCTTTCATTTGTCTCCAAATTCACATTTTCTGATCCAGATCACTCAACTGACTCAAGTATTTCTCAACAGAAATATTTGGAATGTGACTGTTTTTGCTCTTGTTACAATGTTCTTGACCTCTATTGGGTAATGTAATTTGGTTTCCCCACAAGGCAGATTTAGGATCAAGATcctaatttgtttaatttgcttGAGTTGTCCATAGTTTCTCCTCGTGATGACCAATTCTGTTAATAGATTTATGTTACAATCGCTGCTATTGCATACTCATAATTATTAAAGCTTCCAAAATATTCTGCATGTAATGCAACATGTGTAATGTCTAATCCTTATCTAATCAGATTCATATTTTTGTGGCAGGACATCTTACATCAAGAAGTGATGTGTACAGTTTCGGAGTGGTACTACTTGAGATGTTGACCGGCAGAAGATCGATGGACAAAAACCGGCCCAACGGTGAACACAACCTTGTGGAATGGGCTAGACCACATCTGGGAGAGAGAAGAAGGTTCTACAAGTTGATAGACCCGCGCTTGGAAGGTCACTTTTCCATAAAAGGGGCTCAGAAAGCTGCGCATCTGGCCGCTCACTGCCTTAGCAGAGATCCAAAAGCGCGACCCTTGATGAGCGAAGTTGTGGAAGCTTTAAAGCCTCTGCCAAACCTCAAGGACATGGCTAGTTCGTCTTATTATTTCCAGACAATGCAAGCCGACCGATTTAGCGTGAGTCCAAATACCAGAAACGGGAGAACACAAGGAGCGTTGCTCACCAGAAACGGGCAACAGCAAAGGAGCCTATCAATTCCACATGGCACTCATGCATCTCCATATCACCATCAGTTTCCACAACCATCACCTAAACCCAATGGCAAGGCATAgagttgatgatgatgatgatgagttttcattttctttgtcaccaccctttatttttcatcatttctCATTCCCTAAGTATAGATGTCACTTGTGCCTAGCCATTTGTTCATGGACAACTTGAGAGCAAAAGAAGCATGCATGTATGTATGCATGCATGCTTCTTTATGGTGTATGTTTAGTGTTGACCTTAGGGCAGGTGAAAGCTTATTCTGCTGCTACTATCTCTAGTGTCAAATTGTCAACCGAAATGTTTCTTCAGGTTGTTTCAAAATATTCAAGATTAttaactcaattttttatttttttttcatttgcccCCAGAAATGTCGTCTCTTGGTTTGGTTATGCTTACTTGTGCTATCAAACAATGCGGCTCCTTAAATTATCTACAGGCTCTTCCTTATGGAAAGATGAGAAAGAAGCTTCATTGCATTAAATTATGTCCAATGTTTGTTCCTATATGTTTAGTTAATACCGGCATTTAATCCCATTTATGCTTTTAGTGTAAGATAATAGTAGTACCTAAAGGGTTGACATAGTAAGATAATGTATTCTCTATGCttcatttaataattgaaaCTTTGATGAATAATTCTTTGAAATGCACcaccacaagaaaaaaaaaaaaaagccgaCACGTGCAATCACATTACCCGTGTAATATATAATGCCCATTTTTGTATACAAATTTTGGACACGTGAGTTCCAATTCAAGTTGAATGGTAAGAAAGAAAGTTGAGTTTTCTCAATCTAACACCTCTAGCTAAAAGTAATGGACCAACGAGAAACgatgattttctctttatttcttttcaccATTACGATTTGTGAGGCAAGCATCTAACTAATcattttgtatagaaaataattttgactAGTCCCACCATTATAATATGACCAACTATTGTGCTTGTGGAGTGTATATGTCTTTATTTCAGAATATGAAACAATAATTGAATGTGTGAACGGTTGATATTTTTCCATCAATTTGAAATGTCTCcataaaaaaaagggaattGTCTATTTTAAGGTATTTTGGTAGAGCAAAATTTAGTGTCGTTATTTACGAGCTACTTCTATATCTGTTGGTTGAGATTAATTTGGAGATACCGAATTAATGACATTTTTAtcagtgataatttttttaaattgatttaattgttttcagTCCATAATATGATTAAGACAATTTGGCTTCTTAATCTTTAATTGTTCTGTTCTAATCCCCATGTTTCTTATGATTATCCAATTGGTTTTTGATAATTTAACATCTAGTATTTAATGGGGATGCTGGCATGAATGAACATGGAGTTGATGTGTCTGAATTGTTGACATGGACACTAAGTTGACGTGACACTTTAGAGGTGAAcacaaaatattgatttattttaaaattgcaaGATATCATCGATGacttatttttcaattacacctttataaaaaaagaaaggaaaataggGGAGTAATAGAACATTAATAAATgtcaaaagttataaataagagtttaaaaaacatgtatttttCTTAATCTATGTACTCTACTCTTAAACGATAGATGGCTCTTTTTTGGTGGGTAGGGGTGGGGAACCGAAGTGCGTCACTAGGGGGTTGGTCCATTTTGAAGAAACAGATTCACAATTCTTGGAATGCCTCCACGGGAAATCTAATTCAAAAtgcagaaaattacatttattttggaacgattgattttctttctttgaaatTTACCAGTGTTAAAGAAAACTAATAACACCAATTAATTTCCACTTCCCCTGCACCTCAAGCTCATTGAAATATGCACTCAAAAATTAGCAACAAGCCAAATTAAGTgattaataagtaaaaaatagtCATCAAATTTACAACATTTAACCAAGATGCAGAAACAAGGAACAGTGCTGAACTGCACTATACAACGTATACATAAACGTTAGAAGGCACAAGAAATATGCCTATCACTCAATGCTCTGATTTAACCCTTACATCTCCATTTGGCAGTGCGCTTTGTGCCTGTGCCTGACGTTTCAACTCCTGCATGGATGAAATAAGGCCAAGATTTAtgtaaactaacaaaattatataattcttGTAATTCACTCAAGGATTCAGTTTAGTATTCGGTTTTTTTCCCCTAAGCCctttcaaaatatttagaaatataaataGTCCCTTGACAAGCTGCCATTTACAAAAGTACTACAAAATTAACCATGTGTTATACGGTGGAAATAGTGCAGCAGAAACCAACCCAAGGTATTTAAATTGAGTAGGATTGGTTGTTTTTAAGAATCCTAATATGAATGGAAAAGAATTAGATGAGGATTATCAAACaacctaataaataataattggtAGAAAGCATTCAGAAATAATGTGTATTATGTTCTCTCTTGGTTGTATCATTTGGTATCTCCTTGGTAGTACTTGAATTGAAGGTGAGCATCAAAACTGAACTTGTCAGGCATGTAGAACAATTGTTATATAAAATGCCAGCGTGGATAGTATGGattcaccaataacagaattaTCATAGGAAAGGAGGATTGAGGAAGGTGTGATCTGCTATAGAGAAAATTATTAGAAGTAGAGAGGGAAAGTGTGGGATGCTAGTAAACCCTCTAAGAGCTGCATTGGCCTTTTTTCTGTAGTTTCTTTCAATTTCAGTTTCGCTAGTGATATCTGTATTTTTCCTCTCTGGATTGTTATTGCTTGTTTGTCTCTGTTATCAGTTAAGGAAAGAGGAGTTTTATAGTTAAAATACAGAAATCATGAGATCGTATGATCCTACAATGAACTGGGAGCAAAGCAATGACATAGCAGGGTCTTTTTAAAGCTCTGTTCCACATTGAATTAAAAGACCAAATAAGTAATAGTACTTACAGCAGCTGCAGCAGCACGACTCTCTCTAAAAGTTTCAACCTCATCAGGGAAGTTATGCTCCAATTCCTCCAAAAGATGTTTGCGCAAACTCTGCCCACACAGAAACACTAAGTTAAATATAAGGGAAGGCAAAACTGGAAACAAAGAAATTCATATGTAACGAAAATCAAGAATAAGAATATACCTTTAAAGCATCAGTTTTTCCTTTGGTGATCTGATTCTTTACAATACAGCTATTTATAACATCTTTGGTAAACTCGTCTGGATTCTTTCCATCATCAATTAAACTAAAGCCAACAATTAAattcaaatgagaaaaattaaaaagtaaaacttaAATTAGGTAATAAGAAACTATAGGAGCACACAAAGGCAATTGCAAACAACTCACTTGACAACCTCCATAGGAACCTGAATGTTGCACTTCTCTGCCAATTTAACCATGTTGTCAAGCTCCGCAACAAGGCCATTGCTGGGacatttaaagtaaaatatgatCAATTTTAAACATGAAGCAAAAGTAAAACAGAAAAAATGCATTGCAGAAAAAGGATTAGAGAGAAATACATGCGTTGGAGGAGAGGCATTTGAAAGGCAGCATTGAAGGTAGAAACTGTGAGGTAAAGCTGATGGATAAGGCCTAAGGTTTTCTGAATGGAATTGCTGACCTGGTTCAGCTTCTGCATAGAATCATCAGCTCCTGTTGCAGAGGCTGCCATGTCATTATTTTGAGAAATCAACGTCCCATTTCCACCACTCCCACCATTTCCCCCAAGAGCTGCACTTTGTGATGAATCCATTTGTAATTttctattaacaaaaaattatgaaaaaacttCAATTCAAAATGCAAAAGGCTAACAATAAAAGTAAGGGGCTAAAGAGCAATGTGAGGTAGCCTGGAGACTATATAGCAATTTTCTTGAAAGTAAATTATAAGGAACTACTgtagatatttaaaaaattaaaagcatgCACGAGGTTCTTCTAAGTTCTAATACATGTATAAGACCATTGGCAAATTGGTACTGTCATCAACTACATGAAATGAAGGAAAATGTTGTAGTAATGTTGGACATGATGCACTAATATTGAATATAATCTCAAATTAACAGGCACAAAactttccaaaaaaatcaaagccCTCATAATCAGGCAAGACATGTTATAAACAGTTCAAAGGTAACATGGAGTTACACTAACACCCCTTaggattttcatttctttcagttAGTGTGGCAATCACATTCGCAACACAAACAAAAGACAAGTCCCTTACATTAGTAAAGAGAATTAGGTAcaaacaatttcaaaataaaggaaAGAATCGAGTAAATCTCCATTTTAGATTCAGAAACCAATTTTCATAGATATTATAGAATATTAGGAATTAGTCcctgaaattcaaaattaaattaaaatggcAAAACTAAAAGCAGTAAGTTGCATTAAACTGAACAAAAATATAAGTGAGACCTATGGATTCTCGCTTACCTGAAGAAGACTTGATGATGGCCAGAGCCAGACACAGCTAGTTGCAAAGCTGGAGAAAGCTTGGGAGAGAGAACTAGAGCTGTGAGAGAAAGTGAAAAAGAGATGAAGGATTGGAAAAAACTTGTAAGTAATGAAGATGCTTGTTAGTTGTtaacaactaaataaaaaacttaattgcCCTCTTAGCCCTTTAGAGTTTACTATCAATTATTGCGGCTTGCAGAGCATTACTGCATCTGCAATAACTATATTCTATCCAAAAGAATGATTGTTTAACAATATGATCTTAGTGCGTGGTGGTTCAATTTATTCGGGAGGAACAATCATTCACAAGAGAACTTTTGGCGATTATTTCTCAAAAAGTAATCTATATACCAAACAtgctcaataataataataataataatacaatggCATTCTAAAACCtggaaaaaaaactatacatgTTCTAGAATTACCAGCAATGTTTTCAATCTTGAGTAGCGGCATGTAGCAGCTGGTCAAAAAACCAATATAGTGGGATAGAGGATAGCCGctattctgaatttttttttatgtagctTATACTTAATATaatgtacaatatataattatatacgtataaattctcaaaaatgataaaaattgctCAAAATTCATGACAttcataattaacaata contains:
- the LOC100787127 gene encoding probable serine/threonine-protein kinase PIX7 codes for the protein MGLGGAENGKVVVESLDVCKSKGRKKKKKEDGEVEEEEETGCWFRLRFIGSCISSRSKVDSSVSGTSTNYAESKSTIDTSRDQPTLRVVSSTTTSNAESNSSTSKLEEELKVASRLRKFAFNDLKLATRNFRPESLLGEGGFGCVFKGWIEENGTAPVKPGTGLTVAVKTLNHDGLQGHKEWLAEVNYLGDLVHPHLVKLIGYCIEDDQRLLVYEFMPRGSLENHLFRRSLPLPWSIRMKIALGAAKGLAFLHEEAERPVIYRDFKTSNILLDAEYNSKLSDFGLAKDGPEGDKTHVSTRVMGTYGYAAPEYVMTGHLTSRSDVYSFGVVLLEMLTGRRSMDKNRPNGEHNLVEWARPHLGERRRFYKLIDPRLEGHFSIKGAQKAAHLAAHCLSRDPKARPLMSEVVEALKPLPNLKDMASSSYYFQTMQADRFSVSPNTRNGRTQGALLTRNGQQQRSLSIPHGTHASPYHHQFPQPSPKPNGKA
- the LOC100797517 gene encoding mediator of RNA polymerase II transcription subunit 10b isoform X2, with product MAASATGADDSMQKLNQVSNSIQKTLGLIHQLYLTVSTFNAAFQMPLLQRINGLVAELDNMVKLAEKCNIQVPMEVVNLIDDGKNPDEFTKDVINSCIVKNQITKGKTDALKSLRKHLLEELEHNFPDEVETFRESRAAAAAELKRQAQAQSALPNGDVRVKSEH
- the LOC100797517 gene encoding mediator of RNA polymerase II transcription subunit 10b isoform X1; this translates as MDSSQSAALGGNGGSGGNGTLISQNNDMAASATGADDSMQKLNQVSNSIQKTLGLIHQLYLTVSTFNAAFQMPLLQRINGLVAELDNMVKLAEKCNIQVPMEVVNLIDDGKNPDEFTKDVINSCIVKNQITKGKTDALKSLRKHLLEELEHNFPDEVETFRESRAAAAAELKRQAQAQSALPNGDVRVKSEH